A part of Rattus rattus isolate New Zealand chromosome 6, Rrattus_CSIRO_v1, whole genome shotgun sequence genomic DNA contains:
- the LOC116902756 gene encoding 40S ribosomal protein S25-like, which produces MPPKDDKKKKDAGKSAKKDKDPVNKSGGKAKKKKWSKGKVRDKLNNLVLFDKATYDKLCKEVPNYKLITPAVVSERLKIRGSLARAALKELLSKGLIKLVSKHRAQVIYTRNTKGGDAPAAGEDA; this is translated from the coding sequence ATGCCGCCCAAAGAcgacaagaagaagaaggatgccGGAAAGTCGgccaaaaaagacaaagacccagTAAATAAATCTGGTGGCAAGGCCAAAAAGAAGAAGTGGTCCAAAGGCAAAGTTCGGGACAAGCTGAACAATCTCGTCCTGTTTGACAAAGCTACTTATGACAAACTTTGTAAGGAAGTTCCCAACTATAAGCTTATTACTCCAGCTGTGGTCTCCGAGAGACTGAAGATTCGAGGTTCCTTGGCCAGGGCAGCCCTTAAGGAGCTACTTAGTAAAGGACTTATCAAGCTGGTTTCAAAGCACAGAGCCCAAGTAATTTACACCAGAAACACAAAGGGTGGAGATGCCCCAGCTGCTGGTGAAGATGCATAA